DNA sequence from the Hoylesella buccalis ATCC 35310 genome:
GCAATACCACGACCCAAGATGGCATGATACAATCCTGTGTAGAATTTCACCTTATCATCCTTGTTCGTTGTTTCAACCGCAATGCGACTCAAATGCTCATTCCAAGCCTCATGCGACTGCTCCTTAGCCTCGTCAAAAGCCAAGTCCTGCGCCTCAGCCTCAAGGTTCTTCTGGGCATTCTCCACCGAAGTGTAGGACACACCCACCTTTACGGTAATCTTTTCCTGATCAGTTGTCTCGAACGTCAGATAAGCACCCGCGCCCAAACCCGTAGTGGACAGCGAGTCAGCTTTAACGGTTTCGCCGTTGAAAGTACCTACCCCAACAGGTTTCTTGTCGACAACGGCATGGAAATACAAGGGGACTTCGGCGCCCGGCTGGTATTTCTTTACATACTCAGGCAGGGTGATCACCCAGCCTTCGACTACGGTTCCGTTATCCTTAATCTGTACTGAGGCATCCTTCACGGCACCACTTTCGCCCTGGCGGTTACCGATATCAAAGAGGATTCGGCTCTCCTTGCTGGCCGGGAAGGTATACCGCTGGAAGGCAACACGCGTGGTGGCCGTCATTTCGGCCGTCACATCATAGTCCTTGAGTAGCACAGAGTAGTAGCCAGCCGTGGCCACTTCATCATCGTGCGAGAAGCGTGAGCGATAGCCTTTACGCTCGTCCGTCATGGCAGTGTCGCCAGGTACGGTGAACAATTTGCCCACGGTGGGCATCAACGTGATGCCTCCAATCTGGAACTCGTGCAGGCAGGGGAATCCCTCGATACTGGTGTCACGATAATCATAACCCGTAGCCTCCCAGCCAGACTTATTCCCATAATGTCCATTGGTTGATGGCCCGGGCTTAGCCATGCCGAAAGGTAAGGCACCGGGAGCCATGTGGAAATAACGACAGTGCGCCGTTCCGATGCGTGGCTCTACATAGTTTGTCAGGTCTTCTGTTGTTGCATTGTCAGTTTTCGTACAGGACATCATGCCAAAAATGCCGGCGAAAGCCAGTAATGCCATTGAAATTTTTCTCATGTCTGTTGGTTCTTGTTAGTTAATAATAGTGAATTAGCTAAATGTATACGCCACCTCCTACAGTTTGAATCATGCAGATTCTGACTATTGAAGATGGTGCAGATGAACAAGCATGCGCATGCCAGTCACTACAAATTGTAACTTTTGGCTGCTTATGACTTGTTGTTGTTTTCCTTGTAAATAATGTTGTTGACGCCCGAAGTGATTTCAAGCGACTCGCGATGCTCCTTGATGAAACTATCGATATGGCGCACACGTTTGTCCTCCAATATCTCGTCTACCGAAATCAGGATTCCCGTTTCTTCCACATCACCGAACCCATTGTTGATGGCAGTGCCAAACAGTTTCATCGTAGGACTTAACCCCATGTAGGCATTAACCAAGGGAGGGATGTTGTATCCCAATTGACGTATCTCTCTGTTGAGGATTCTGTAATCTGACTTGAAATCCGTTTCAGAGAACAACTTTTCCAATTCTTTGGGATCTTCCTGTAACTCCAAAGGATTTCTCGGCACGATAAGATGATCCTTGTCGTCAAAATGTTTCTTCAAAAAATACAAAATCATGTCACGTCCCCTGCGGATATAAGAAGGGTACATCGTCATTTTGCCGAAGAAATACTTGAGATTAGGATTGAGAACGGTCAGTGCACCGAGGCCATCCCACAGGTTGTCCAAGGCGAAGATGCTTTTGGTGTTGCGGCGCACGTTTTGATATTCCAGCGCTACGAAAGACCTTCCCAGCTCTACGGTATAGGGCATGTAGTCTTGAAGAAACTTATCGGAGAAATGGAAAAGGTGGCTGGTGGCCAACTTAGGCTGCCCATTGTCGTCCAATTCCCAGTTGGAACCGTACTGATACCGATAGCCTCCGATAATCTCATCCGCTTCGGGATTCCACACAATCAGCTGCTTGTAACAGTTGTCGCAAGTGTCGAATTCATCGATATCCATGGACTTTCCGGTACCTCCGCCAGCGGTACGGAAGGCTATTTCGCGCAATCGTCCAATCTCCTTCATCACGTTGGGTGAGTCATGGGCAGTGACCACAAAAATTTTGTTGTGGCTTTTGTTCGTCATCCGGAGCCGCTTCTCAGGCGTCAATTCAGCTTTCAACAGCTCCCTATCGATGGGCTGGATAATCTCTTCTTGCATGGTTTCTTAGAGGATTGACGAAGAAGGACCATTCATTGCGAGTATGGGATTCTCTCAAATAAGATCTCTCAACGCTTGATTGATATTTCTGTTATCTCTATTCTGCTGTTTGTGTTGGTTGCAGTTGGTATACTTTGTCTTGTACATACTGCGCCCATTGCTGCGCATTCTTACGCTTGTCAAAGGTTTGCCAGGGTATCGGTTTGCCTATCGTGACGCGGAATGTCTTGTGTCTGTTGCGATACATTTCATCAACTAAGAACAGCATCGCCACGTTAAACTTTAATTTCAGGGCCTTACAGATATTGGCAATACGATAAAACCGGTCTGAGTTTCGTCCCTCAAAATGAATGGGTATCACGTCTCTCTGATATTCAACACTCTTAGTGATGAAGGTTTTCTTCCAGGGAATGTCACGAATTTGACCATTGATTTTACGTGAACAGAGGCCGGCTGGGAACATGATGATGTGGTTGTCACTTTGGAAGGCCGCATCCACCATTGCGGGGAAATTGCGACTTTGCTTACCAGTTTTGTTGATGCCGACGCCTAAAGGGCGCAGTCCCGGCAGGTTCATCAACAAATCATTCAACAGGTATTTGATGCGGCCACCATAATGTCGGCCGATAATAGCGCCCAAAGCGACCCCGTCAGCACCACCTAGCGGATGATTTGATGCGAAGATGTATAGTCGACCGTCTTGTTGATTTGGCAGATTTTCCCTACCTTTGACCTCCAAGGAAACATCCAGATATTGGACACACGCTTCAAGCCAATCAACTCCTGTCAAGTCTTTGCTTTCCCAAAGAAATTGATTCACTTCATCTTGATGGGTAATCTTCTTGAGCCAACGGGTTGCAAAATGTGGAACATATTTAGCCTTGTCGCCTAG
Encoded proteins:
- a CDS encoding GNAT family N-acetyltransferase, encoding MQEEIIQPIDRELLKAELTPEKRLRMTNKSHNKIFVVTAHDSPNVMKEIGRLREIAFRTAGGGTGKSMDIDEFDTCDNCYKQLIVWNPEADEIIGGYRYQYGSNWELDDNGQPKLATSHLFHFSDKFLQDYMPYTVELGRSFVALEYQNVRRNTKSIFALDNLWDGLGALTVLNPNLKYFFGKMTMYPSYIRRGRDMILYFLKKHFDDKDHLIVPRNPLELQEDPKELEKLFSETDFKSDYRILNREIRQLGYNIPPLVNAYMGLSPTMKLFGTAINNGFGDVEETGILISVDEILEDKRVRHIDSFIKEHRESLEITSGVNNIIYKENNNKS
- a CDS encoding 1-acyl-sn-glycerol-3-phosphate acyltransferase, giving the protein MSDVTKKTIDIDDILRSKLGDKAKYVPHFATRWLKKITHQDEVNQFLWESKDLTGVDWLEACVQYLDVSLEVKGRENLPNQQDGRLYIFASNHPLGGADGVALGAIIGRHYGGRIKYLLNDLLMNLPGLRPLGVGINKTGKQSRNFPAMVDAAFQSDNHIIMFPAGLCSRKINGQIRDIPWKKTFITKSVEYQRDVIPIHFEGRNSDRFYRIANICKALKLKFNVAMLFLVDEMYRNRHKTFRVTIGKPIPWQTFDKRKNAQQWAQYVQDKVYQLQPTQTAE